A stretch of the Polyangiaceae bacterium genome encodes the following:
- a CDS encoding Ku protein: protein MAARAISSGTISFGLVSIPIKLFTAASSQSVSFNMLHGECGNRIKQQLYCPTCDVVVERKDLVKGYEYTKGQFVQFTDEELKKLEAERSSTLEIVEFVPLETVDFIQVEKSYYLGPDKGGDKAYKLLAEAMRRKERVAVGSWSARGKEQLVMIRPYQDGLILHQLYYAGEVRAYDDVDKGATFNFSDAEQDLADKLLDQLTVDEFDSEKFKDAYATRVLEVVDQKVAGQEITLAPEQPKAQIIDLFEALKKSLAQGGDSADEAKESKKAEGKKAKAKPVKKAEPGAKKETKTRAKKTSTG, encoded by the coding sequence ATGGCGGCACGCGCGATCAGCTCCGGAACAATCAGCTTCGGCTTGGTATCCATCCCAATCAAGCTCTTCACGGCGGCATCCAGCCAGTCCGTCAGTTTCAACATGTTGCACGGCGAGTGTGGCAACCGCATCAAGCAACAGCTGTACTGTCCAACGTGCGACGTGGTGGTCGAGCGTAAGGACTTGGTGAAGGGCTACGAGTACACCAAGGGGCAGTTCGTGCAGTTCACGGACGAAGAGCTGAAGAAGCTCGAGGCTGAACGCAGCAGCACCTTGGAGATCGTCGAGTTCGTCCCCCTCGAGACCGTGGACTTCATCCAAGTGGAGAAGAGCTACTACCTCGGCCCCGACAAGGGCGGCGACAAGGCCTACAAGCTGCTCGCCGAGGCGATGCGGCGCAAGGAGCGTGTTGCCGTAGGGAGCTGGTCCGCACGCGGCAAAGAACAGCTGGTGATGATCCGCCCCTACCAGGACGGTCTGATCTTGCATCAGCTCTACTACGCCGGAGAGGTGCGCGCGTACGACGACGTCGACAAGGGCGCCACGTTCAACTTCAGCGACGCCGAGCAGGACCTGGCCGACAAGCTGCTCGACCAGCTCACGGTCGATGAGTTCGACTCCGAGAAGTTCAAGGACGCCTACGCGACCCGGGTGCTCGAGGTCGTCGACCAGAAGGTGGCCGGACAAGAGATCACCCTCGCCCCCGAGCAGCCCAAGGCGCAGATCATCGACCTCTTCGAGGCGCTCAAGAAGAGCCTCGCCCAAGGCGGCGATAGCGCCGACGAGGCCAAAGAGAGCAAGAAGGCCGAGGGCAAAAAGGCAAAGGCCAAGCCCGTCAAGAAGGCTGAACCCGGCGCCAAGAAGGAAACCAAGACTCGCGCCAAGAAGACGTCTACGGGCTGA
- a CDS encoding Smr/MutS family protein, whose protein sequence is MAGRQSIQELRERALSDLEWPLVCAELARLCASDAAQARLCELSPEPTLELAAQRSRLSQAAIDAEQSDTPLPRVTTPDVLEALDGITRQRVLAAPDLLKVLLLLRDATALRRFAQMQRAARAELADALDTAPELAGLEKELERCLEPDGTVSDDASPELARARAAVRDRRRELTTRLQRLVNKHSDKLAGGYYAERDGRYVLPVRSDSHGTIEGFVLGSSGSGATLYVEPRELVDLGNKLRIAEADAEREEARVLARLSGHASGLGAELAIAYEALLEAERLIAMTRWAAKVSGLVFPPENKPSIELLAVRHPLLAVGEEPVVANDVRLSAGHALVISGPNAGGKTVALKCLGLAALMARAGVPIPAALGSSVGFFDEVLSDIGDDQSLALSLSTFSGHVRNLAQMLNTAQRASKDGEPGGTLILLDELAAGTDPDQGAALATAVLEALAEAGAAVAVTTHYEALKELAARDSRFENASVGFDMAALAPTFELRLGIPGPSSALAVAQRFGMATSVVERAKALLPEQRLLRDELLDTIEQQRQEAAQALSAAKALELETRVTRNKIQAETLATAKRERERLEREARELSQAVRQARAELQHVTQRLRAAELSQRDLKELEKQVDAAGRQLGVGGRLDQATRGAPGGSAPAAEQLVLGTRVRVLPGGQIGEVAELPVRGKLRVRVGSLTLLCKLEDIRLVNGSETQVSSTRNTARVKAPKFTRSAPAPKEEVLLRHDGITLDLRGMRVDEALDEVDRFTDALLQRGEPAGFVLHGHGTGALKQAVRDHLRAGAAIATSRAAEREEGGDAFTVFWVR, encoded by the coding sequence GTGGCAGGGAGGCAGAGCATTCAAGAGCTACGCGAGCGCGCGCTGAGCGACCTCGAGTGGCCACTCGTGTGCGCGGAGCTCGCGAGGCTGTGTGCGAGCGATGCGGCGCAGGCGCGGCTCTGCGAGCTCTCGCCGGAACCGACCCTGGAACTCGCGGCGCAGCGCTCTCGCCTGAGCCAGGCGGCGATCGACGCGGAGCAGAGCGACACACCACTACCGCGCGTAACCACGCCGGACGTGCTGGAAGCCCTCGACGGCATCACTCGCCAACGCGTGTTGGCCGCGCCGGACTTGCTCAAGGTCCTGCTGCTCCTTCGCGACGCGACCGCCCTGAGGCGCTTTGCTCAGATGCAGCGAGCAGCGCGCGCGGAGCTCGCCGATGCGTTGGACACGGCCCCAGAGCTTGCGGGCTTGGAGAAGGAGCTCGAGCGCTGCCTCGAACCCGACGGCACGGTCAGTGACGACGCGAGCCCAGAGCTCGCCCGCGCCCGCGCGGCGGTGCGCGACCGGCGCCGAGAACTCACGACGCGCCTGCAGCGCCTGGTGAACAAGCACTCAGACAAGCTGGCGGGTGGATACTACGCAGAGCGCGATGGCCGCTACGTGTTGCCGGTACGTTCAGACTCACACGGCACCATCGAGGGTTTCGTACTCGGCTCCAGCGGCTCGGGCGCAACGTTGTATGTCGAGCCGCGCGAACTGGTAGACCTGGGCAACAAGCTGCGCATCGCCGAAGCCGACGCGGAGCGCGAAGAAGCGCGGGTGCTTGCGCGTTTGTCCGGGCACGCCTCTGGACTAGGTGCAGAATTAGCAATCGCGTACGAAGCACTGCTCGAAGCCGAGCGCTTGATTGCCATGACGCGCTGGGCGGCCAAGGTCTCCGGCTTGGTGTTTCCTCCCGAAAACAAACCGAGCATTGAGCTCTTGGCGGTGCGACACCCGCTGCTCGCGGTCGGGGAGGAGCCTGTCGTGGCAAACGACGTGCGGCTCAGCGCTGGGCACGCCCTGGTGATCTCCGGCCCCAACGCCGGCGGCAAGACCGTCGCGCTCAAGTGCCTGGGCCTCGCGGCGCTAATGGCGCGCGCCGGGGTGCCGATCCCGGCTGCATTGGGCTCGAGCGTGGGCTTCTTCGACGAGGTCCTGAGCGACATCGGCGACGACCAGTCGCTGGCGCTCTCACTCAGCACCTTCAGCGGCCATGTGCGAAACCTCGCGCAGATGCTGAACACTGCCCAGCGCGCCTCGAAGGACGGCGAGCCGGGCGGCACGCTGATCCTGCTCGACGAATTGGCCGCTGGCACCGATCCGGATCAAGGCGCCGCGCTCGCGACCGCGGTTCTCGAAGCGCTTGCAGAGGCAGGCGCGGCTGTTGCTGTTACGACCCACTACGAGGCACTGAAGGAGCTAGCGGCCCGGGACTCACGCTTCGAGAACGCGTCGGTGGGCTTCGACATGGCGGCGCTCGCCCCGACCTTCGAGCTGCGCCTGGGGATCCCTGGGCCCTCCAGCGCGCTCGCGGTTGCACAACGCTTCGGCATGGCGACCTCCGTCGTGGAGCGTGCGAAGGCGCTGCTCCCCGAACAGCGCCTGCTACGCGATGAGCTGCTCGACACCATCGAGCAACAGCGGCAAGAGGCCGCCCAAGCGCTCTCGGCGGCCAAAGCCCTGGAACTCGAGACGCGGGTCACTCGCAATAAAATCCAAGCGGAAACACTCGCCACCGCCAAGCGAGAGCGTGAGCGCCTCGAACGAGAGGCACGCGAGCTGAGTCAAGCGGTTCGCCAGGCCCGCGCAGAGCTCCAGCACGTGACCCAGCGCCTGCGCGCAGCAGAGCTCTCTCAGCGTGATCTCAAGGAGCTCGAGAAGCAGGTGGACGCCGCAGGGCGCCAGCTCGGAGTTGGCGGCCGTTTGGACCAAGCCACCCGCGGAGCTCCCGGCGGTAGCGCCCCCGCCGCGGAGCAGCTCGTGCTGGGTACGCGGGTGCGCGTCCTGCCCGGTGGTCAGATTGGAGAAGTCGCTGAGCTACCAGTTCGCGGCAAGCTCCGGGTGCGAGTGGGCAGCCTGACGCTGCTCTGCAAGCTCGAGGACATCCGCCTGGTCAACGGCAGCGAGACCCAAGTTAGTTCCACGCGGAACACCGCTCGGGTCAAGGCGCCGAAGTTCACTCGGAGCGCGCCGGCGCCCAAGGAAGAGGTGCTCTTGCGCCACGACGGCATCACCCTCGACCTACGCGGCATGCGTGTCGACGAGGCGCTGGACGAAGTGGACCGCTTCACGGACGCGTTGCTGCAGCGCGGAGAACCAGCAGGTTTCGTGCTGCATGGGCATGGTACCGGCGCGCTCAAACAAGCCGTGCGCGATCACCTGCGAGCGGGCGCCGCCATTGCGACCTCACGGGCCGCCGAGCGCGAAGAAGGCGGCGATGCCTTCACTGTGTTCTGGGTACGCTGA
- the ligD gene encoding DNA ligase D, translating into MAKPDPPEASADPLRKYREKRDPGRTNEPFASVPAAGGTRVGSFVVHLHDASREHYDLRIQAGNTLLSFAVPKGPSLNPVDKRLAVQTENHPLEYLDFEDVIPDGNYGAGPMIVWDTGTVRYLEDTVEEGLQKGKVDFWLDGYKLKGRFALVETGSRQKPKPKQPQWLLLKKTDVYSNERDMVHEEPYSVISGLRVDQLESKADLVEELVKLAKAGGAKKKKLDVSSLSPMLCATDGATLEDTSRIYELKLDGVRIVADKQGEEVNLRYRKQRAATLTYPEVVRSVRGLAPKRIVLDGEIVAFDEQGKPSFERLATRIHATRPLDVARARRDVPVVYMVFDVLAVEDWDLTSMPLLKRKEILMRLLPGRGRLRALDHLSDDGRPLFELCKHEGLEGIVAKRKDAIYRAGPKRFEDWVKIKTERDDEFVIVGWERKKRSRTLGSLILAAYEGDELKLRGKVGSGLDDATQDLLIERLTPIEIDSCPASGELERAPMERHFVEPRYVVSVRYLGWSDSGSLRFPVFRGLRIDKDPRDCTAMPGETRLEIAPAVDPEDEAPMSMPAPFSTARPQAAGRRGDRLITRAHLTNQAKVFWPDEGYTKGELCEYYAAIADTLLPFLKGRPIMLVRYPDGINGKSFYQWNAPKGTPDWLRTLQIRHEERDGKTVSTFLIDDADGLIHIANLGCIPIHVLACREGSLDTCDFLTIDFDMADNPFRHAVTLALSLRDLLAELGLVGFPKTSGQTGMHVMIPMGDASRGGGVPFETAKILVELIGRLLWLRHQDITTMERRVTERGGKILIDVGQTGRSRTIVGPYSVRAYPGARVSTPLEWDEVHLALDPAAYTMFTVPARMTEREDPLRDLMDIDVDVPAAVQKLERLLAPHQ; encoded by the coding sequence GTGGCGAAACCCGATCCCCCTGAGGCCAGCGCAGATCCTCTGCGCAAGTATCGCGAGAAGCGCGATCCAGGCCGCACCAACGAACCGTTTGCGAGCGTTCCAGCGGCCGGAGGGACTCGGGTCGGCTCTTTCGTGGTCCACCTGCACGATGCCTCGAGGGAGCACTACGACTTGCGCATTCAGGCAGGCAACACGCTCCTCAGCTTCGCGGTGCCCAAGGGGCCCAGCCTGAACCCGGTGGACAAGCGCCTGGCGGTGCAGACGGAGAATCATCCCCTAGAGTATTTAGACTTCGAAGACGTGATCCCTGACGGCAACTACGGTGCCGGGCCGATGATCGTCTGGGATACGGGTACTGTGCGTTACCTCGAGGATACGGTTGAGGAGGGGCTGCAGAAGGGCAAGGTCGACTTCTGGCTCGACGGTTACAAACTCAAAGGCCGCTTCGCGCTCGTTGAAACCGGCTCGCGTCAAAAGCCCAAGCCCAAGCAACCCCAGTGGCTGCTGCTGAAGAAGACCGACGTCTACTCGAACGAGCGAGACATGGTCCACGAAGAACCGTACAGCGTCATCTCGGGCCTTCGCGTTGATCAGCTGGAGAGCAAAGCTGACCTGGTCGAAGAGCTAGTGAAGCTAGCGAAGGCCGGCGGCGCCAAGAAGAAGAAGCTGGATGTCAGTAGCTTGAGCCCAATGTTGTGCGCGACAGACGGGGCGACCCTCGAGGATACCTCGCGGATCTACGAGCTGAAGCTCGATGGCGTACGCATCGTCGCCGACAAGCAGGGGGAGGAGGTCAACCTGCGCTACCGCAAGCAGCGCGCCGCAACGTTGACCTATCCAGAGGTCGTGCGGTCTGTCAGGGGCCTCGCGCCGAAGCGCATCGTGCTCGATGGTGAGATCGTCGCTTTCGATGAGCAAGGCAAGCCAAGCTTCGAGCGTTTGGCGACGCGCATCCACGCGACGCGCCCGCTGGATGTGGCCCGCGCGCGACGCGACGTGCCCGTGGTGTACATGGTCTTCGATGTGCTTGCGGTCGAAGACTGGGATCTCACGTCGATGCCGCTCTTGAAACGCAAGGAGATCTTGATGCGGCTCTTGCCGGGGCGCGGAAGGCTCCGAGCCCTCGACCACCTGAGTGACGACGGGCGGCCGTTGTTCGAACTCTGCAAGCACGAAGGCCTCGAGGGCATCGTCGCCAAGCGCAAGGACGCAATCTACCGAGCGGGGCCAAAGCGCTTCGAGGACTGGGTGAAGATCAAGACCGAGCGCGACGACGAATTCGTGATCGTGGGTTGGGAGCGCAAGAAGCGCTCCCGCACTCTAGGCTCGCTGATCCTCGCCGCGTATGAGGGGGACGAGCTCAAGCTGCGCGGCAAGGTCGGCTCCGGTCTCGACGACGCGACTCAAGATCTACTCATCGAGCGGCTGACGCCGATCGAGATCGACAGTTGCCCCGCCAGCGGGGAGCTCGAGCGCGCGCCGATGGAGCGGCATTTCGTCGAGCCTCGCTACGTCGTCAGCGTGCGCTACCTGGGGTGGTCAGACTCGGGTTCGCTTCGCTTTCCCGTGTTCCGTGGACTGCGCATCGACAAGGACCCGAGGGACTGCACGGCGATGCCAGGAGAGACTCGACTGGAAATCGCGCCAGCTGTCGACCCAGAGGACGAGGCACCGATGTCGATGCCGGCGCCGTTTTCAACCGCCAGACCTCAAGCAGCAGGCCGGCGCGGCGATCGCCTGATCACGCGCGCGCACCTTACGAATCAGGCCAAGGTGTTCTGGCCTGACGAGGGCTACACCAAGGGTGAGCTGTGCGAGTACTACGCGGCGATCGCTGACACCCTGCTTCCGTTCCTCAAGGGGCGACCCATCATGCTCGTGCGTTATCCCGACGGAATCAACGGGAAGAGCTTCTACCAGTGGAACGCTCCCAAGGGCACGCCCGACTGGCTCAGGACCTTGCAGATCCGTCATGAAGAGCGAGACGGCAAGACGGTCTCGACCTTCTTGATCGATGACGCTGACGGCTTGATTCACATCGCGAACCTCGGTTGCATCCCGATTCACGTCTTGGCGTGTCGTGAGGGATCCCTCGACACCTGCGACTTCCTGACCATCGACTTCGACATGGCGGACAACCCCTTTCGTCACGCTGTCACCCTCGCGCTGTCGCTCAGGGACTTGCTCGCGGAACTTGGCCTGGTGGGGTTTCCCAAGACCAGCGGACAGACGGGGATGCACGTCATGATCCCCATGGGGGATGCGAGCCGCGGGGGCGGCGTTCCCTTCGAGACAGCTAAAATCCTGGTGGAATTGATTGGTCGTCTCTTGTGGTTGCGCCATCAAGACATCACGACCATGGAGCGACGGGTCACGGAACGGGGGGGAAAGATCTTGATCGACGTCGGTCAGACCGGTCGCTCCCGCACTATTGTGGGTCCGTACTCGGTTCGCGCGTACCCCGGGGCGCGGGTGAGCACGCCCCTCGAGTGGGACGAGGTACATCTCGCGTTGGACCCGGCTGCCTACACCATGTTCACCGTTCCGGCGCGCATGACCGAACGTGAGGACCCACTTCGGGATCTGATGGATATCGATGTCGACGTGCCCGCGGCTGTCCAGAAGCTCGAGCGCTTGCTGGCTCCACACCAGTAG
- a CDS encoding tetratricopeptide repeat protein — protein MDTRALLLRQLYLSQMEGRRFREALESALLAVATGVMPDVARQDAARACLGLGDHRRAVDHLRIATRVCPASRRAFHLWTLGSSLYLAGAHQPAIGALTRAVRWGTRDKPLYRAQLALARLEFGDDSAYEELRELRDALESVPCGQGYGQFVLGELTFHLGESDSALRYLDNFVKRSTTGRIALQVALEAEVHRAQELITKLVAGED, from the coding sequence TTGGACACGCGAGCGCTGCTGCTGCGGCAGCTCTACCTCTCGCAGATGGAGGGGCGGCGATTTCGCGAGGCCCTTGAGAGCGCGCTGTTGGCGGTGGCTACCGGCGTGATGCCAGACGTCGCTCGACAGGACGCCGCGCGTGCGTGTCTGGGGCTTGGAGATCATCGCAGAGCGGTCGACCACCTGCGAATCGCGACGCGGGTTTGTCCCGCGTCCCGCCGCGCGTTTCACCTGTGGACGCTCGGCAGTTCTTTGTACCTCGCGGGTGCACACCAGCCCGCTATTGGGGCGCTCACCCGCGCAGTGCGTTGGGGCACCCGCGACAAGCCGCTGTATCGAGCACAACTAGCACTTGCGCGTCTGGAGTTTGGAGACGACTCGGCGTACGAAGAACTACGCGAACTCCGGGACGCCCTCGAATCGGTTCCGTGCGGTCAGGGGTACGGGCAGTTCGTCCTCGGAGAGCTCACCTTTCATTTGGGTGAGAGCGACTCGGCGCTGCGCTATCTCGACAACTTCGTCAAGCGCTCGACTACGGGTCGCATCGCGCTTCAAGTCGCGCTCGAAGCCGAGGTCCATCGCGCCCAAGAGCTCATCACGAAGCTCGTGGCTGGCGAAGACTGA
- a CDS encoding alpha/beta hydrolase produces the protein MIGRFVGAISLLGCLGLFAACSGEPSESRDQLGQQAQAHHREGPGGLRTQRVRVTGPRLGVQKLAYWDTGNDAPAIVFVHSNSCSKECWERQFAEVLPDGSPNPLRQYRLLAFDMPGHGDTRRIDGQANTYSIQLYAESVEAFSEALGLHGAVYVGHSLGGHALIESGQFLPEPAGALIYGAPPVSTLEQLGAAFFPMPGGPHYLTADLSAEDIHHWEATVYYSDIPDHFARSVRKTDSRARGDLPASFAYLADEVGMVRDYPCPIGIIHGKYERSVRLSYLESLHLDSELWHDGIQIVDESNHFVSWDQPVVFNSIVKDMADEVNAP, from the coding sequence ATGATCGGAAGGTTTGTGGGGGCGATTTCGTTGTTGGGTTGTTTGGGCTTGTTTGCCGCCTGTTCTGGCGAGCCGAGCGAGTCGCGCGACCAGCTAGGTCAACAGGCACAGGCGCATCACCGGGAGGGGCCGGGTGGCCTGAGGACACAGCGCGTACGGGTCACCGGACCGCGCCTGGGCGTTCAGAAGCTCGCTTACTGGGACACCGGCAATGACGCGCCAGCCATCGTCTTCGTGCACTCGAACTCGTGTTCGAAGGAGTGTTGGGAACGGCAGTTTGCAGAGGTGCTGCCCGATGGCAGTCCCAACCCGTTGCGGCAGTATCGCCTGCTCGCCTTCGACATGCCGGGGCACGGCGACACCCGACGCATCGATGGTCAGGCCAATACTTACAGCATCCAGCTATATGCAGAGTCAGTCGAGGCGTTCAGCGAAGCGCTGGGGCTACACGGCGCCGTGTATGTCGGGCACAGCCTGGGCGGTCACGCGCTGATCGAGTCTGGTCAATTCCTCCCGGAACCAGCTGGGGCGCTGATCTACGGTGCCCCGCCCGTCTCTACCCTCGAGCAACTGGGCGCGGCGTTCTTCCCCATGCCGGGAGGGCCCCACTACCTCACGGCGGACCTCAGCGCAGAAGACATCCACCACTGGGAAGCGACGGTCTACTACAGCGACATCCCGGATCACTTCGCGCGTTCCGTCCGCAAGACGGACTCTAGAGCTCGCGGCGACTTGCCAGCCTCCTTCGCCTACCTTGCGGACGAAGTCGGGATGGTGCGCGACTACCCGTGTCCGATCGGCATCATCCACGGCAAGTACGAGCGATCCGTTCGCCTCAGCTACCTGGAGAGCCTGCACCTCGACTCGGAGCTCTGGCACGACGGGATCCAGATCGTGGATGAGAGCAACCACTTCGTGAGTTGGGATCAGCCCGTGGTGTTCAACTCCATCGTCAAGGACATGGCAGACGAGGTGAACGCACCCTGA
- a CDS encoding DUF72 domain-containing protein — protein sequence MRVLSGTSGFSYKEWRGSFYPEDAAPSDLLRLYAERLPAVEINNTFYRMPKSSVVASWAEQVPANFRFVIKASQRITHRQRLRDVDDSVAYLFKVIAILEARLGAVLFQLPPFLKKDVPLLQSFLAVLPPECKPVLEFRHPSWFSDDVYSALSAGKAALCGGDLDAETQAPPLVATTDFGYLRMRREDTSYSEAELDDWASRVAEQRWSQAFVFFKHEVEGPILAEAFNARFTSASGAQPAAPLPPKSDLIPKPPLNASPERSGRASSVRKALPESDAAAESEGEPGHGRVRPAVEG from the coding sequence ATGCGGGTGTTATCGGGTACCAGCGGCTTTAGCTACAAGGAGTGGCGGGGCAGCTTCTATCCGGAAGACGCCGCACCCAGCGACCTGCTCAGGCTCTATGCGGAGCGCCTCCCCGCGGTGGAGATCAACAACACGTTCTATCGCATGCCGAAGTCGTCGGTGGTCGCGAGCTGGGCGGAGCAAGTTCCTGCGAACTTCCGCTTTGTGATCAAGGCCTCACAGCGCATCACTCATCGCCAGCGCTTGCGCGATGTGGATGACTCCGTCGCTTACTTGTTCAAGGTGATCGCGATCCTCGAAGCCCGTCTTGGCGCGGTGCTGTTTCAGCTGCCACCGTTCCTGAAGAAGGACGTCCCACTCTTGCAGTCTTTCCTCGCGGTACTGCCGCCGGAGTGCAAGCCAGTGCTCGAGTTCCGCCATCCATCTTGGTTCAGCGATGATGTCTATTCTGCGCTGTCAGCGGGCAAGGCTGCGCTGTGCGGTGGCGATCTGGACGCCGAGACGCAGGCGCCACCGTTGGTCGCTACCACGGACTTTGGGTATCTGCGCATGCGCCGGGAAGACACCTCGTACAGCGAAGCAGAGCTCGACGACTGGGCGAGTCGAGTCGCTGAGCAGCGCTGGAGCCAGGCGTTCGTGTTCTTCAAGCACGAGGTGGAGGGGCCAATCTTGGCCGAAGCCTTCAACGCTCGCTTCACGTCTGCTAGCGGGGCTCAGCCTGCTGCTCCTCTCCCCCCAAAATCCGATCTGATCCCCAAACCGCCATTGAATGCTTCGCCGGAGCGTTCGGGCCGCGCATCCTCCGTGCGCAAGGCGCTGCCTGAGTCCGACGCCGCTGCCGAATCGGAGGGCGAACCGGGTCACGGTCGCGTTAGGCCCGCCGTCGAAGGCTAA
- a CDS encoding glycine--tRNA ligase subunit alpha, with product MHFQDLILNLQRFWAEQGCLIVQPYNSEVGAGTFNPSTFLRSLGPEPWKVAYVEPSRRPTDGRYGDNPNRLQQFHQFQVILKPSPLDIQDLYLKSLEAIGTKPLEHDVRFLEDDWESPTLGAWGLGWQVWLDGLEISQFTYFQQAGGFDCKPVSGELTYGLERIAMYLQDVDSVYDLTYNDQVKYGELFHRNEWEWSTYNFEEADVEAHFRAFDQAEAEVKRLLGRSEDPKQQLVMPAYDFVVKASHAFNVLDARGAISVTERVRFIGRVRAIARAVAAAWLAQREALGFPLLKTTALKESA from the coding sequence ATGCACTTCCAGGATCTGATTCTCAACCTGCAGCGCTTTTGGGCCGAACAAGGCTGCCTGATCGTTCAGCCGTACAACTCCGAAGTCGGCGCGGGCACCTTCAACCCGTCAACCTTCTTGCGCAGCTTGGGGCCAGAGCCGTGGAAGGTCGCCTACGTGGAGCCTTCTCGGCGCCCAACGGATGGTCGCTACGGAGACAACCCGAACCGTCTGCAGCAGTTCCACCAGTTCCAGGTGATCCTGAAACCGAGCCCCCTCGACATTCAGGATCTCTACCTGAAGTCCCTCGAGGCGATTGGTACGAAGCCGCTCGAGCACGACGTGCGTTTCCTCGAGGATGATTGGGAGAGCCCGACACTAGGCGCCTGGGGTCTCGGCTGGCAGGTCTGGCTCGACGGCCTCGAGATCAGTCAGTTCACCTACTTTCAGCAAGCGGGTGGCTTCGACTGCAAGCCCGTGAGTGGTGAGCTGACCTACGGCCTCGAGCGCATCGCCATGTACCTGCAGGACGTCGATTCGGTCTACGATCTGACCTACAACGACCAAGTGAAGTACGGCGAGCTCTTCCACCGTAACGAGTGGGAGTGGTCGACCTACAACTTCGAAGAGGCCGACGTCGAGGCGCACTTCCGTGCCTTTGACCAAGCCGAGGCCGAGGTGAAGCGCCTCCTGGGGCGCAGCGAGGATCCCAAGCAGCAGCTCGTGATGCCCGCGTACGACTTCGTGGTGAAAGCGTCTCACGCGTTCAACGTGCTCGATGCTCGAGGCGCGATCAGCGTGACGGAGCGCGTGCGTTTCATCGGTCGTGTGCGCGCCATCGCCCGGGCAGTCGCCGCCGCGTGGCTAGCCCAACGTGAGGCGCTCGGCTTCCCGTTGCTCAAGACCACAGCGCTCAAAGAGAGCGCCTGA
- a CDS encoding glyoxalase, with the protein MSQHPVVWFEIRGDKQEKLQGFYGELFGWSLNRDNPTGYGVLAPPGGKGIAGGVGERGGVFSHRITFYVETEDLEGSLERAIALGGKLVTPPTPVAGIRVALFQDPEGNVVGLSTP; encoded by the coding sequence ATGAGTCAGCATCCAGTGGTTTGGTTCGAGATTCGCGGCGACAAGCAGGAGAAGCTCCAAGGCTTCTACGGCGAGCTCTTTGGTTGGTCCCTCAACCGCGACAACCCGACGGGCTACGGTGTGCTCGCACCCCCCGGAGGCAAAGGCATCGCGGGTGGCGTGGGAGAACGCGGCGGGGTGTTCAGTCATCGCATCACGTTCTACGTGGAAACTGAGGACCTCGAAGGCAGCCTCGAGCGAGCCATCGCCCTCGGGGGCAAACTCGTAACGCCGCCAACTCCGGTGGCAGGCATCCGCGTCGCCCTTTTTCAGGACCCAGAAGGCAATGTCGTGGGCCTGTCGACTCCGTGA
- a CDS encoding YafY family transcriptional regulator — translation MRRADRLFQIIQLLRRRKVLTARQLAEELEVSERTVYRDVRDLVSTGTQIDGEAGVGYSLRAGYDLPPLMFDADEIQALLLGARIVASFGDHELGKASRSVISKVESVLPKHLKPLLKQTPLFSPLPLDKRSSGNLSLVRQAVFDRKKLRFGYQRGDGQSSERTVWPLGAFFWGKVWTLLAYCELREDFRNFRLDRMEKAGLLEDQFPLDPEKSLDAFFARMGQDTPLD, via the coding sequence ATGCGTCGCGCGGACCGCTTGTTTCAGATCATTCAACTGTTGCGTCGGCGCAAGGTGCTCACGGCGCGGCAACTCGCGGAGGAACTCGAGGTCTCCGAGCGCACCGTCTATCGAGACGTTCGGGACCTGGTTTCCACCGGAACCCAAATCGACGGCGAGGCGGGGGTAGGCTACTCCCTGCGCGCTGGCTACGACCTGCCGCCGCTCATGTTTGACGCCGACGAGATCCAGGCGTTGCTGCTCGGGGCCCGCATCGTCGCGAGCTTCGGCGACCATGAGCTTGGCAAAGCTAGTCGCTCGGTGATCTCCAAGGTGGAGTCGGTGCTCCCGAAGCACCTGAAGCCACTGCTCAAGCAGACACCGCTCTTCTCTCCGCTCCCTCTCGACAAGCGGAGCTCTGGTAACCTGAGCCTCGTGCGCCAAGCGGTGTTTGACCGCAAGAAGCTGCGCTTCGGCTACCAGCGCGGCGATGGTCAAAGCAGCGAGCGAACCGTGTGGCCGCTCGGCGCGTTCTTCTGGGGCAAGGTCTGGACGCTGCTCGCCTACTGCGAGCTGCGCGAGGACTTTCGCAATTTCCGCCTGGATAGAATGGAGAAGGCGGGACTACTCGAAGACCAGTTCCCCCTGGACCCGGAGAAGAGCCTCGATGCGTTCTTCGCGCGGATGGGCCAGGACACTCCGCTGGACTAG
- a CDS encoding Smr/MutS family protein codes for MEIEDSLDLHTFQPRDIPFVVEDYVEEAYKKGFREVRLIHGRGKGVQRTRVQQVLAKSPYVAEFRDAPATRGGWGATLAWLKDPKS; via the coding sequence ATGGAGATCGAGGACAGCCTCGATCTTCACACCTTTCAGCCTCGGGACATCCCGTTCGTAGTCGAAGACTACGTCGAGGAAGCCTACAAGAAAGGTTTCCGCGAGGTAAGGTTGATCCACGGGCGCGGCAAAGGCGTACAGCGCACGCGCGTACAGCAAGTCCTGGCGAAGTCACCCTACGTCGCGGAGTTTCGCGACGCGCCAGCGACCCGCGGTGGCTGGGGCGCGACGCTTGCCTGGCTCAAGGACCCCAAGTCCTAG